The Syngnathus acus chromosome 11, fSynAcu1.2, whole genome shotgun sequence genome includes the window cctccccagtcatgaacctcaccgcacgtcactgatatatacatacatttgcatatgttgtttgtctctgttaATACACtgtcaataaaaatgattttaatattAACAAAATACTAATCGGCACTGCGAATGGGACGTTGCTTGCATTGTTCTTCCAGGTACGGTCTTCCAGTGAACTTCCAGGCCATGCTGCTGCAGCCTAACAAGAAGAACATGAAGAAGCTGCGGGAGGTTCTGTACGACCTCTACAAGCACCTGGACAGCAGCGCTGCCATCATCGACGTGAACGCAACCGCCTCGTCGCCATTTTGGGTCAATTGCCGGTCTCGCAGTTTTagcattctttttcttgtttttaattgtccCTCGCAGGCCTCCATGGACATCCCCGGTCTGAACCTGAGCCAGCAGGAGTACTACCCATACGTTTACTACAAGATCGACTGCAACCTGCTCGACTTCAAAGTTTAGAAGGCGCCGTCGTGCCCATTTTACATTCCCGCCCTGgtttgcttcctctttccgctGTTCATCATTGTCTAACTTTGGTTGCCGCTCTGTTCCACGTATCAAAACCAAGGGGCATCAATTAAAAGTGACCAAACAGTGGCTGTGCAACCTTCCCAACGTGCCCTCCCGCCATCCAAAGATGTCGTTAATCCTGCGTTGATATCGTGGCTTCATCGAGAACATCCTAAAGAGACACAAATGGAGATGTACATGataaagtatttattttaagcCTCTAATGAGTCAGTGAagattttatttgacagtGACGTGCGTTCttagtgtgtttgtttacagttAGATGTTGATCATCGTGCCCCAGTGAAAGCAATATATTTGGTAACTGTGCTAACTTGATTCTGTATATTTGATCACTCATAGTTTGCGTGGCTACTGTAATGTCGCTCTCATAGAAATgtcaacatatttaaaaagaaagcaaaatagtaataaatgtgaaaacaatTACTGGCATGTAAATCTGACTgctcaatttgatttttttttttaatatttccaAGCTGAAAGTCACAAGacaaaaatactaaaatgaAGTAAGTTTTTATTGTTCTCTCAAGGAAGAAATTTTTGTTCTAATTTACCATTTCATggcatttaaatatttgtaattaacagtcatttattttatttttttaatcttaggACTTGATtcttatatttaatatatcaCCTGTACCTAATAAATTAGCCCAGGCATTATTGTTGTGCGATGTACTGAATAACTTGACCAgagtattatttttattgggtGTGTCTAATAAATTGTTTCAAGCATGAACTTTGTGCGGTGTACGTAATAATATGGACTAAATATAAGTAGCTTTCTAGGTTGTACCAAATTATTCTGCGCATTAGCTTTGTAGGGTGTcgcaaataatataataataataatgataaatttCTCTTGGTTAGGCGTCCCGAATGTTTTGTCCAGTAAACCGATGACAACGGCGATGACTGTGACGATATTGACTAGTTCAGCAAATCAGCATCACCGGGTTAACTCAGCCCCGCCCCTCTCCCTCCTCGCTCGGATGACGCACGGCGTGTGGTCAGGCGGGTCAGCCGATGTTATCCGAGGGACCAGCATCACCGCTGCAGCAGCAAACCCAGTAGCAGAAGTGAGCACACCCTCCCACGGACGGCGGACGAGCACGTCCGCGACGTCGTCATGAAGCGCGCAAGGACGTGAGTAGGCCCAGGCCGCCTTGGGCGCACCTGTGGCGGATGATGGGCTGCGGGGGGAGCAGGGCGGATGCGATAATCGAGCCCAGGTACCACGAGAGCTGGACTAGGGACACCGAGTCGACGTGGCTCACCAACACCGACGTGGAGGCCCCTCTGCCGGTTGCCACTAGTAAGAATGtcgtctttttttctgttataaAAACACCGCTTTTAACCTCTTGTGGAAAGCAGTGGCGTGCAACCTGGGCCCCGTTAGCTGTATAGGGCCTTCCAACTGTTTGCTGGTCATCATTTTAAGACATTTTTAGCGAGTCAGGCTGTACTACTTTTATGCTTTCAGCCAATTAAATGGTTTATTGAGCTTGTGGCAGGTAGATGTGGATGAGGAAGGTAAGTAGCAGAATCTGTGTTTATAGAACTCTCATCTtgctcacttataaacaacataAATGTGATAATTGGATGTATATATAGACCACCAGACTCGGATAAAATCACCTTCAATGAAGCCCTCGACTCTACTCTAGAAAtcataaacaaagaaaacaaattgtgtgtCTTACTTGGTGactataatattaatttgcttggaactaagcagtcacatacaGCAGACTTCCTTAATACATTATATTCCAGTAACTTTTTCCCTCTTATCAACAAACCCTCCAGGATCACAAGCTCAACGGCCACTCTCATAGACAATATCCTATTTAATTCTCTAGACTACAAGATAACATCTGGccttttgatctgtgatgtatcCGACCATCTTCCTGTCTTCCATTTCATCCACAATGATAGTAGTCCTGAAATCAAAGATCATATTGGtgatcaaatgaaattccGCAAATTTACTGAGAAAAACATGGTATCTTTTATATCTATCATCAGCTCTGTGTCATGGGATGAGGTTATCCTGTTGCAAGATGTCAACAAAGCCTATCACTCCTTTCtaacaatactcacaaatgcattagAGTCCTCCTTTCCTTTAACTTCTAGTCGTAAAAATAACTCTAAGGGGAAACCATGGATAAcggatgaactaaaaaaatctttacgtaaaaaaaataaactatagaAAATCTATTGCAAATCCCACCCctataaatatagaaacatacaagaaatataaaaacaaatttacagTATTACtaaggaaaaccaaacaaacttactatgctgataaatttacacaagcctccggtgacatcaaaacaacatGGAATCTTATCAACCATTTATTACATCgcaaaaaatcaaaaacatctACCCCAAGTGAGATGCTGGGGAAGAATAGAGCTCATTCAAACCCAATAGATATTTCTAATGGTTtcaatgatttctttgtaaatgttggcgcTACCTTGGCATCTAGCTTCTCAACCTCTGATACAAGCCCCTGTTGCCTTATTAAAGGGCAGTTTCCTTCACTCTCCATTCTTGACCCTCCTAGTGTTGAGGAAGTTTACAACATCGTCATGAGCTTGAAAAACTCGGCCCCTGGCCATGATGAGATCAGAAGCATACTTATTAAgaaaatcattcattcaataataattccactaacacacattttctccttatctttaaaatttggcattgtaccccaagaattaaaaattgctaaaATCATTCCTATCTTCAAAGCTGGTGAGACAAATGAATATGGTAATTATCGACCTATATCCGTTCTTCCTTGCTTCTCCAAGATTCTAGAAAAAATGGTTTACTCAAGATTGGCAAAGCAcctagaaacaaacaatattctctATAAACATTAATACGGTTTCCGCAAAAAGTTTTCTACTGAGCATGCACTGCTTCAGCTTGTCAACCACATCTCAACAGCTCTTGACAATAAGAAATTCGCTCTTGGTGTCTTTCTAGATTTaagcaaagcatttgataCTGTCGACCATAAGATCCTTATCACTAAGCTAGAGAGATATGGAGTGAACGATTCTGCCctgaaatggttcacaaactatctcgccaacagagaacaatatgtatatataaatggttgttcttccaacagatctaaaatactatttggggtcccgcagggctcaatattgggtcctctattatttttggtgtacataaatgatttttccatgtcttgttcaaattttcttcctttgttatTTGCGGATGATACCAACCTCATTGCCACCCACGaggattttaatttcctcattgcaagtgtgaatactgagttgcacgctgttacaaaatggttcaaaataaataagttgtcactcaatataaaaaaatttaacttcatgatcttctgcaatataaataaatcttaccccaaagaacagaccaaaatttacataaataataacgaaatccatcaagttactagcactaaattcctaggaGTTATAATAGATAAACACTTAAACTGGTCTGAACacattgatttggtttgcaaaagatCCATGAAAACGCTAGGTATTTTACGAAAAGTTTGTCCCTTGGTCCATCCTTCTGCTCATCTCACTCTGTATTATAGCTTCCTGTTTCCTTTCCTCAATTACTGCAACATAGTCTGGGCAGCTACATATCCAACATACCTCAACAAATTACTCATCATACAAAAGAAGTTCCTAAAAATGATCTCTTTCTCAAATAGATATGAACCATCGGCACCATTGTTTAGAAATTATTCATTACTGCCAattgataaagtaaatattcatcaaacctgtctactcatccataaatatatatatataggaaacactgtcttccagccacttttcataatttcttcgCATTTGTATCTGATTTTCATTCTTATCCAACAAGACAGGGGGACAATCTCCACCCACCGTCCTGTCGAACATCACGCCATCAATATAATATCCATTTTAGAGGGCCCTCACTCTGGAATGAGCTACCAATCCATATCCGATCCATATCTTCACAGGTTGCTTTTAGAAAGCACCTGAaacaccaccttctccactcatgatcctaccagtccaaaattactccaccgcactcagctgatccatactaagaacatcaacttaaaccactatttataccctgattcttccttgttttgttattttctgtttgcagttcttctGCTCCCTCTTAGCTATTTCTTACCTGGTGTCTTTTTGATTGCTTCAACATCGCTAAGTGTCtaatttgtttctcttgtttctcattttgtatagtgtatttgtttatgtatgtatacatacacattcgtatatatgcatatataaatatgacgaattaatatttagctagttatgcttttgtttattcatttatatatatatttattttcttaaacacttgaatGATATTTGATGacacagcactttgtttgttgtgcactttgtttatacaggagtggagctccttacaagccctaggcttcgtctccctccttgcactgttatttgttataataatatgtgctaaacaataaactaactaactaaacTAACTAAGTAGCGATATAGCCTGCTGTctatattcattttttgaaCCAAGGTGTTTATCATGCAGGCAAAAAATACTTTACAGTAAATCAGGGGTCtgaaactccagtcctcgggggccgcattcctacatgttttccaagtttccctcgttaaatacacctgattcaattatcaggctcctgcagaacgtgaggatgaactgatcatttgaatcaggtgtgtttaacgagggaaacttggaaaacatgtaggaattcggcccccgaggactggagtttgagacccctgcagTAAATGCTGCTAAATGGAGCAAGACATTTTCCTCTGTTCAGCTAGCAGTTAATTGTTGTCAGCAGGTAAGGCGTTCGAGGCAGGTCTGCGTGAGAAGAGAATGGTGACCACGGGCACCCAGTGCGGGAAGCAGACTCTCACCAACACCGCTAGCGTGGGCTGCAACCACCATAGGATACCCAGACGCTCCTTCAGTGAAGTAAGGCTTTCCAATACGCCACATTTTGTTCACATTACCACAGTGGTTTTGAATGATTGAATTAACATTCAACCTTTTAAAGATAACTTTGAAGCTAATCTCTGTGTGCAGGTTCTGAACTTTCTTTCTAATTGCAGCAAGCCAGTCGCGATTCTAAGCGCAAGACCTCCAAGCAGACCGGCGCTTTGAGCAAGGATGGTCAGTCCATCAGTGGCGGCAGCGGCGATGACGACGAGCCTGTCAAAGTGTGTGACGAGACGTGAACGCCAACCGTAGCTCCCCCGCCGTCGAGATGACAATAGCCCAGAAAGCCACTTTCACTCGGGTCTCCAAAGGGCTTGgaatgctgccatcttgtgtgCCCCCTTGCGAGGGGCATGCCAAAGCAAAGCTGGCAGTCAGGGAGCGGATCAC containing:
- the si:ch211-215i13.3 gene encoding brain and acute leukemia cytoplasmic protein isoform X2 codes for the protein MMGCGGSRADAIIEPRYHESWTRDTESTWLTNTDVEAPLPVATSKAFEAGLREKRMVTTGTQCGKQTLTNTASVGCNHHRIPRRSFSEQASRDSKRKTSKQTGALSKDGQSISGGSGDDDEPVKVCDET
- the si:ch211-215i13.3 gene encoding brain and acute leukemia cytoplasmic protein isoform X1, translating into MMGCGGSRADAIIEPRYHESWTRDTESTWLTNTDVEAPLPVATTGKAFEAGLREKRMVTTGTQCGKQTLTNTASVGCNHHRIPRRSFSEQASRDSKRKTSKQTGALSKDGQSISGGSGDDDEPVKVCDET